Genomic window (Thermodesulfobacteriota bacterium):
TCCCGTGAATGAGGAATCGTTTTTTTCTCATCTCCACCTCTCCGAATCTAGTGTAACCTGGGTGAGGAAAAGACCGAAAAGGCTGAAAGATAGATAATAAACTACGTCCTTTACTTCGATCACCCCCTTGGTGAAGTTGTCAAAATGGTTAATTATGGATAAATAGCCCAATACCGAGCTATCCGCATCCGATGAAGCCCCCAGTATCCAGAAAACCAGCAGTATGCCGAATGAGATAACCGCGGCTACTATCTGATTCTCGGTTAGAGAGGAGGCAAATAGCCCGATGGAGAGAAAACTGGCCCCCAATAAGAAAAGCCCCAGGTAGCCCGAAAGCACCGGACCCAGGTCGGGGTTGCCATAAATCGCCAATATGAGCAGGTGAATCGCGGAGAGAAGTAGCATTATCAGGAAAAGCGTAAGGGCGGCAAGAAATTTACTCAGCACTATCTGCACCACCCGGATAGGTGAGGTAAAGAGAAGCTCAGAGGTGTAGTTCTTCTTCTCCTCCGCTATGAGCCTCATGGAGATGACCGGTATCATCAGAAGCAGCACCACGCTTACGGTGCCGAGATAGGGACGGACGACAAACTCATTAAGGTTTAGCTTCTCCTTAAAGAGCTGAAACCGGGGGTCAAATTGAGAGCTTATAAAGCTCTGTAAATACAGGAAAAAAAACACTCCGGAGAGTACTAAAAAAACAACCAAGATGATGTATGCAA
Coding sequences:
- a CDS encoding ABC transporter permease translates to MKVLFTILKRELKSYFSSPVAYIILVVFLVLSGVFFFLYLQSFISSQFDPRFQLFKEKLNLNEFVVRPYLGTVSVVLLLMIPVISMRLIAEEKKNYTSELLFTSPIRVVQIVLSKFLAALTLFLIMLLLSAIHLLILAIYGNPDLGPVLSGYLGLFLLGASFLSIGLFASSLTENQIVAAVISFGILLVFWILGASSDADSSVLGYLSIINHFDNFTKGVIEVKDVVYYLSFSLFGLFLTQVTLDSERWR